The Stutzerimonas stutzeri DNA window AGCAGGTAGATGTCGCGCTCGCGGATCAGTGCTGCCAGTCGATCCAGATCGCCACCATCGATCAACGCGCCGCTGGGATTGTGCGGGGTGTTGAGCACGATCATCCGCGTGCGGGGGGTTATGGCGTCGGCCAGGCGCTGCCAGTCGATCCGGAAGTCCGGAAGGCTCAGCTGCTGGTGGATACAGGTGCCCCCGGCCAGTTGCACGGACGGCTCGTAACTGTCGTAGCAGGGATCGAACACGATCACCTCGTCGCCTGGGCGGACCACCGCCTGGATCGCGCAGAAGATCGCCTGGGTGGCGCCAGGGGTGATGGTGATTTCGCTGGCGACGTCCACCTGCCGTCCGTACAGGCCGGCCACCTTGGCCGCCACCTGCTCGCGCAGCGCCGGCAGGCCGGCCATCGGGGCGTACTGGTTGTGGCCCGCCATGACGTGGCGCGTAAGGGCTTCGCGCAACGCCTCGGGGCCATCGAAGTCGGGAAAGCCCTGGGAGAGATTCAAGGCACCGGTGTCGGCAGCGAGCTGCGACATGGTGGTGAAGATGGTCGTGCCGACATTGGGCAATTTACTGGTGAGCATGACGATCGTCCGACAGGCCTGCCGTTTGAGAGTCGGCAGCGAAGACCGACAGGATAGCCGATGAGCGCGACCCGATACGAGACGCGCCGGCCGACGGCCTGTTCAGGCTGCTACAGTTCAGGCAATGGCCAACCCGTCATCGACCCTCAAGGAACTGCCATGTCGAACCTTTCCGTCAGCGACCTGTGGAACGAGCTGCGCGCACAGGCGCAACGTGCCCTGGACACCGAGCCGACCCTGGCCACGATCGTCCGCCAGACCATCCTCGATCAGCCGGACTTCGGTGGCGCGCTCGCCCACCGCATCGGCCATGCCCTGGCCGACAGCATCGAACAGAGCCACACCCTGACCGATCGCTTCGCCGGGCTGCACCACCAGCTGCCTGTGCTGGCCGAGACGGCCTGCTGCGACCTGCAGGCGATCGTCAGCCGCGACCCCGCATTCGACAGTGCACTGGAGGTCTTCCTGTTCTCCAAAGGCTTTCTGGCATTGCAGGCGTACCGCATCGGGCATCAGCTGCACGGTCGCGGCGAGCGCTTGCTGGCGATGTACATCCAGGCACGCTGCAACGAACGCCTCGGCATCGACATCAATCCGGCCAGCCGTATCGGCAGCGGCATCATGCTCGACCATGGCACCGGAATCGTCATCGGCGAGACGGCCGTGGTCGGCGACGATGTGTCGATTCTGCAGGGCGTGACCCTGGGCGGAACCGGCAAGGAAGGTGGCGACCGTCATCCGAAGGTTCGCAGCGGCGTGATGATCGGCGCGGGCGCGAAGATTCTCGGCAACATCGAGATTGGCGAGGGGGCCAAGGTGGGTGCCGGCAGCATCGTGCTGCACCCCGTTGCGCCGCATACCACCGTGGTCGGCAACCCAGCCCGCCAGGTCGGCAAACCGCGCCACGCACGACCGGCCCTGGACATGGACCAGTCGTTCGACGGCGACAGCTGAGGCATCACCGAGCCCACACGTGGGGCCGACAGCGGGAATGGGAGGAAACACCCGCCCAGTTCCCAAGCTTGCAGAAATGCGCGATCAGCGCTTTTTGTCGCGGCGCTTCTTCTCGGCCTTCTTGTGGTGGGACATGAGACGCCGCTTCTTGTTGACCTGGCGGTCGGTGAGCGTGTTCTTCTTGCCCTCGTAGGGATTGTCGCCGCCCTTGTACTCGATGCGGATCGGCGTACCGACCAGCTTCAGTACACGCCGATAGGTGTTCTCCAGGTAGCGCGTGTAGGACTTGGGCACCGCATCGACCTGGTTGCCGTGGATGACGATCAGCGGCGGGTTGGCGCCACCCAGGTGCGCATAGCGCAACTTGATGCGCCGGCTGTTGACCATCGGCGGCTGGTGCTCGCGCACGGCGTCCTCGAGGATCTGCGTCAGGCGGCTGGTCGGCCAGCGGGTGATCGCCGACTTGAACGCGGCCTGCACCGACTTGTAGAGGTGCCCGACGCCAGTGCCATG harbors:
- a CDS encoding pyridoxal phosphate-dependent aminotransferase, producing the protein MLTSKLPNVGTTIFTTMSQLAADTGALNLSQGFPDFDGPEALREALTRHVMAGHNQYAPMAGLPALREQVAAKVAGLYGRQVDVASEITITPGATQAIFCAIQAVVRPGDEVIVFDPCYDSYEPSVQLAGGTCIHQQLSLPDFRIDWQRLADAITPRTRMIVLNTPHNPSGALIDGGDLDRLAALIRERDIYLLSDEVYEHLVFDGREHASVLRHEELYQRAFVVSSFGKTYHVTGWKTGYVVAPASLSSELRKVHQYVSFTGVTPLQWALADFMAAYPEHISELPAFYQAKRDLFCDLLAGSRFRFTRAAGTYFQLADYSAIRPDLDDVAMAEWLTREHGVASIPISLFYQDAPADLRLVRFCFAKREETLRQAAERLCAI
- the cysE gene encoding serine O-acetyltransferase yields the protein MSNLSVSDLWNELRAQAQRALDTEPTLATIVRQTILDQPDFGGALAHRIGHALADSIEQSHTLTDRFAGLHHQLPVLAETACCDLQAIVSRDPAFDSALEVFLFSKGFLALQAYRIGHQLHGRGERLLAMYIQARCNERLGIDINPASRIGSGIMLDHGTGIVIGETAVVGDDVSILQGVTLGGTGKEGGDRHPKVRSGVMIGAGAKILGNIEIGEGAKVGAGSIVLHPVAPHTTVVGNPARQVGKPRHARPALDMDQSFDGDS